A segment of the Romboutsia sp. 13368 genome:
AACATACCTGGTTCTATTACTACTATAGCATCTATTCCTGTTTCTACTAAAGATTTTATATATTTTTTAATTTCATTTATATCTTTTTCATGAGGTATTTTATTAAGTGATACAAAAACTTTTTTTCCTCGATTATGAGCATACTCTACACTGTTCTTTAATTCATCTATAGAAAAGTTTTTAAGTTCATCACCTATAAAAACTGCATCACACCCATTTTCTATATTTAATTTTAATGAGTTTAAATTAAAAGCTTCTGCTAGTAACTCTACCTTATGCATTCATATCACCTCTATTATTATTTTTATAACTTAATGCAACTCCATCTCCTATTGGTATTAGTGATGTAGATAAATATTCACATTTACATATATAATCTAAATAGTTTCTCATTCTCTTTACTATGGTTTTTTTTCTTCTTATAACAAAGTCATCGTGAGCTACCATTCCTTTATATAATATATTGTCCGAAATTAATAATCCATCTACTCTTAATTTATCTATTACCATATCATAGAATAACTTATACTGCCCTTTAGCTGCATCCATAAATATCATATCAAAAGGTCCTTCAACTTCTTTTAATAATTCTTCTGCATCCCCTTCTAGTATAGTTATATTATTTTCATATCCAGCTAATTTTATATTTTCTTTAGCTTTTTCAATCATTTTTTCATTTCTTTCTACAGTTATTATTTCCACATCTTCATCTAATACTGATGCAAATAATATAGAAGAATATCCTATTGCACAACCTATTTCTAATATTCTCTTTGGCCTTTGAACCTTTAGTAGTACTTTTAAAAGCTCAGATACTTCTTTATGTACTATAGGTACATTATGTTCACTTGCATATACTTCTAAATCTTTTAATAATCCATCTTTATCCTTTAAAGTAGTTCTTATATAATCTTCTACTAAATTATTTACTATATTACTCATTTAATTCACTCCTTACAGTAATAACATTAATATAGGATTATATCTTAGTATTTTAAGACATAATCCATAGTTTAAATATCAACTAATACCCTTAATTATTTTTACTTTTATTTAGTCTATCTCTTTCATCCTTATACTCTTTTACATATTTTAAATGGTCTTCATAATTTGTACTATAGTTATTTCCACCATCCATCTTTGCTACAAAATATAAATAATCTGTTTTTTCAGGATATAATGTAGCTTTTATTGACTCTATTCCTGGACTTGATATTGGAGTAGGAGGAAGTCCTTTATTTTTATAACTATTATACGGTGAATCTATTTTTAAATCATCATATGTTACTATTTGCTTTCGTTCATTGAATATATACTGTATAGTTGCATCTGATTGAAGAGGCATACCTATTTTTAGCCTATTATAAAATACACTAGCTATTTTAGGTCTATCTACATCTAATATTGCTTCTTTTTCTACTATGGATGCTAAATTTATCACTTGCTCTGTTGTCATTTTTAGTTCTTTCTGCCTATCTCTTAACTCATCTGTATATATTTTATTAAATTTACTTAACATAGTACTTAAAACTTCTTTTTCAGATGCATTCTCATCAATATAATATGTTGATGGATACAAGAAGCCTTCTAATGATGTTATATCATCTTCTTTTAAAAATTTAAAATCATTATAAAATTCTTTAGGATTTGATATCAACTCTTCATAATTATCTTCATTTCCTAATTTTTTGTCTACAAGAATAGAAACTATTTCTCTAGAAGTAGATCCTTCTGGAATAGTTACTTTTATCCCATCATTATATACTTTTCCTAATGACATATCATTTATTATTTCTTTATTTGAGTAAGTTTGATTAAATAAATATTTACCTGCTTTAAATTGTTGTGCCTTATTGCTTAACTTCACTGATAATTTAAATACTACTTTATTCTTTATTAATTTATTTTTATATAAAATGTCCGATATAGTATTTGTTGTTGATCCCTGTGGTATTTCAACTACTATACCTTCTTTATTATTTTTATCATATGGACCCATTTGTGTAAATGTAAATATAAATACCGATATCAATAGTACAAATATAATAGAAACTACTCCTACTATACCTAATCTTTTTTTATTTATATTCATAAAGTTATCTACTCCTTATACATATTTATATCCTTTATATTATAAATCTAAGCATAAAAAAATTCAATAAATTTGTCGAACAAGTTGTAAATTTATTTTATAATAAAAAGCCTAACGTTATTTTTTACACGTTAGGCTTTTCTTAATCATAATATTAGAATTTTTTAATTTCGTTTTTAGTTACAACTCCGTAGATTAACTTTTTAGGTTCTACTTTTTCTTCAACTATTGAATAAGCATTTATAAATCTTTCTTTTGCTTGTTCAAATTTTTCTTCTTTATTTAAGTGCATATAGGCTAGTATRTCACCTTCATTTACATAGTCTCCAACCTTTTTTTCTAACACTATACCAGCAGATAAATCAAGTATATCTTCTTTAGTCTCTCTACCAGCGCCTAAAATCATAGCTGATATTCCAACTTCTTCTGCTTCTATTTTGCTTATATATCCTGCTTTATTAGCTTTTATAGGAACTATTTTAGAAGCTTGTGGCAATAATGTATAATCATCCACGACATTCTTATCTCCACCTTGATTTTCTATGAATACTCTTAATTTATCAAGTGCTTTACCTGAAGTTATAGCTTCTCTTATCATTATTAAACCTTCATCAAAGTCTTTTGCTACTTTAGCTAAAACTAACATATATGAACCTAATGTTTCACATAAAAGTACAAAATCCTTTGGACCATTTCCTTTTAATGTTTCTATAGCTTCTATAACTTCTAAAGAGTTACCAACAGCAAATCCTAATGGTTCATCCATATCAGTAATCATTCCTATAGTATCTCTGTTCATTCCACAACCTATATCAACCATAGCCTTTGCTAATTCAAATGAATCATCTAAAGTTTTCATAAATGCTCCATCACCTGTTTTTACATCAAGTAATATTGCATTCGCTCCTGAAGCTAGCTTTTTACACATTATACTAGCTGCTATAAGAGATATATTATCAACTGTAGCAGTAACATCTCTTAATGCATACATTTTTTTATCGGCAACTGCTATGGATGCAGTTTGTCCACAAACTGCTATTTTGTGTTCATTTACAGAATCTATAAATTTCTTAGAATCCATTTCTATAGAAAATCCTGGTATAGCTTCTAATTTATCTAAAGTTCCTCCAGTATGTCCAAGTCCTCTTCCTGACATTTTAGCAACTGGTGCTCCACAAGCTGCTACTAATGGAGCTAAGGCTATTGTAGTTTTATCTCCAACACCACCGGTACTATGTTTATCAACTTTTATGCCTTTTATATCAGATAAATCCATTACTTCACCAGAGTTCATCATAGCCTCTGTAAGATATACAGTTTCTTCTTTATCCATTTTATTTATATATATTGCCATTAAAAGTGCTGCTGCTTGGTAATCAGGTATTTCACCTTTTGAATACTTTTCTACGAAGAAATCAATTTCAGCTTTACTAAGTTTTTGATTATCCCTTTTTTTACTGATTATGTCGTAAACTCTCATAATAATTCTCCTTAATTATTATATTTATATATTATTAACAACTGATTTAACTAAACTTAAAAATTCTGATTTTACTTTTTTTGTTGTTTCTATTACTTCCTCATGATCAAGTGGCTGGTCAAGTATTCCAGCTGCCATATTAGTTATACAAGATATACCTATAACTTCCATTCCAGAGTGAGAAGCTACTATTACCTCTGGAGCTGTAGACATACCAACTGCATCTGCACCTAATATTTGAGCCATTCTTACTTCTGAAGGAGTTTCATAAGTTGGTCCACTAAAGAATGCATAAACACCTTCTTGTAATTCTATATTTAATTTGTTAGCGCATTCTTTAACTAAGTTTATATATTTAGGAGTATATGCAGTAGACATATCCGGGAATCTAGGTCCTAGTCTTTGATCATTCTTACCTATTAATGGATTATTTCCACTTAAGTTTATATGATCTTTTATAACCATTAAATCTCCAGGTTTAAAATCTGTATTAGCTCCACCTGCTGCATTAGTTACAACTATAGTATTTGCCCCTAGAGCCTTCATAACTCTTACTGGGAAAGTTATTTCTTGTTGAGTATAACCTTCATAGTAGTGGAATCTACCTTGCATAGCTACTACCATTTTTCCTTCTAATTCACCTAATACAAGACATCCTTCATGTCCTTCAACAGTTGAAACTGGGAAATTAGGTATTTCATTATATTTTATTTTAACAGGATTTTGTATTTCATCTGCTAATACCCCAAGTCCTGATCCTAATATTAAACCTATTTGAGGTTTTACTTCACATTTGCTTTGTATAAATTGTGCACTTTCTTGTATTTTATCATATATGTTTTCCATTTATCTGTCCTCCAAAATTACTTCATTACTTCATTTTTGAAACTTGTACCATTTTTAGTTTCACAAACACCTAATATATCAGCAACTGTTGCTCCTATATCTGCAAAGCTTTTTCTTGTTCCTAAGTTTGTATTAGCTTTTATATCTTTACCATAAACTAATAAAGGTATATATTCTCTAGTATGATCTGTTCCCTTATATGCAGGATCATTACCGTGGTCTGCATTTATTATAAGTATATCTTTATCATTCATAGATTCTATTATTTCAGGTATTCTAGCATCAAATTCTTCTAATGCCTCTTTATAACCTTTTATATTTCTTCTATGACCATACTTTGAGTCAAAATCTACAAGGTTAGTAAATATTAATCCTTTATTATCTTTTTTGATGTAGTTTATAGTTTGGTCTACTCCATCCATATTATCTTTAGTATGTATCGCCTCTGTTATACCTTGACCATTAAATATATCTTCTATTTTTCCAACACCTATAACATCAAGTCCTTTTTCTTTTATATTATCAAGAACTGTTTTGTCAAAAGGATTTAATGAATAGTCTCTTCTATTAGAAGTTCTTTCAAATTGACCTTTACATGGTCCTACATATGGTCTTGCTATAACTCTCGCTACTGCGTATTCACCCATCATTATTTCTCTAGCTATTTTACACATATCATATAATTCTTCTAATGGAATTATCTCTTCATGTGCTGCTATTTGGAATACACTATCTGCTGAAGTATAAACTATTACATCACCAGTCTTCATTTGATGTTCACCAAATTCATCTAATATAGCTGTTCCAGATGCTGGCTTATTAGCTACTACTTTTCTACCTGTTCTCTTTTCAAATTCATCTATTATTTCTTTTGGGAATCCATTTTCAAAAGTTTTAAAAGGAGTATCAACTAATAATCCTGTCATCTCCCAGTGTCCTGTAGTTGTATCTTTTCCTTGTGAAACTTCACTACATTTTCCAAAAGCACCAATTGGAGATTCATAATTATTTATATAGTCTATTCCATCTATATTACCTAATCCTAATTTTATCATATTAGGTATTTTTATATCATTAAATTCCTTAACTATATGACCTAATGTGTTTACACCTTCATCTCCAAAGTCTTTTGCATCTGGTAGCTCACCTACACCAACACTATCAATTACTATCCATATAATTCTATTCATGGTCTTCCTCCTTTAACTGTTTATTTTCTAGGATGTTTTTCTTTTATTTCTCTTCTCATATTTTTATTTATATGATTCAAATATGCTTGTAAACTAGATAAATTAGCATTTCCTAATATTTTGCTAACTACTGCAATATTTGCTCCCTCGTTTAATAAATGGATTGCAAATGAATGCCTAAGCATACTAGGATTAATATTTTTATTTATATTAGCAATATTTGCATATTTTTTTATTACCTTCCAAAGGCCTTGACGTGTAAATCTTTGACCAGATGAATTTACAAATAAAGCCTTCTCATCTTCATCAGCTAAACTTAATCTAGCTTCTTTTATATATTTTTCTAGATAAGTCTTTGTTATATCTGAAAGTGGTATGACTCTCTTATTTTTTGAAATATTACAATATATATAATCTAACTCTAAATCAACATCATCAATATCCATATCAACTAATTCTGAAACTTTTATACCTGTTCCATATAATACTTCAAATATAGCTTTATCTCTTATTAATTTAGGTGTATCTAATTTAGGAAATTTTAATAAAGCTTCTATTTCTTCTTCTGTTAGTATATCCACGTCTTGCTTTTCAATCTTTGGTTTCTTTATAGTTTTAGCCGGATTATTGTTAGTTATATGATTTAAGAATAAATAATCATGAAAAGACTTAATTGATGATATCATTCTAGATACTGTAGCAACAGATACATTATCTTTTTCCAAATTTATTATATATCCTATAATATCATTTTCTACTACATCATTTAATTCTAAATTTATAGAATTCAAATAATTTATATATTTTCTTATATCTATATAATAAGACGATATTGTATTATTTGATAACCTTTTTTTATCTTTTATATAGTCTATATATTCCTTTACAACTTCCATAGTAAACTCCTTTATATGACTAGGAACTTAATAATACTAATAATTACAGTGTTTAGTAAAGCTTGTAAACCAATAGTTATAGCTAGTACAATTATTGAGTTTAAAATATATCTTGAAAATAAAAATTTAATGTTACTTTTATTTTTATTCTTTTTTAGTTCAAATACAATTTCTTTTATATAATTGATAGAAATTAAAATAAGTATAATTGATCCTACTATAATAATTAAATTTTTTGATATAGTTATTAAAATAAACTTTATACTTTTTAATTTCATAGCTAATATAATACTATTTATAGTATAGCCCATAGATATCCCTTTTAGTAAAAAATTTAATAAAGCTAAAGGAAATGTAACTACTAATAATGCTGTTAAAGAAATACCCATCATGAATGATATATCTGATTTTAAATTAGCCATTACTATATTTCTTACTGATATGTTAGAGCTATAATACTCTACAATAGGATTAACACTAGTTACTATTTTACTTTGATAATCTGGCCATATTTTATTTAAATATGTACCCATAACTACTGCTGTTAAAAATATAAGTCCAATAATTATTAATTGTTTATTTATTTCTCTAAAATAATGTTTATTATATGTTCCTCTCAAACTCATAACCTCCTCTTGTATCTTACAAAATAGTATGTACAAAAAGAGGAGGTTATTCCTTTTTATATTAATTCTTTAATTAGTAAAATTCCTATTGAAGTTTTTGCATCTTCTATTTCATTTTTTAAAATCATATTATGAGCTTCATTTATATCAATCTCATATGCTTCTATAATTTCATCTTCATCAAATTCTGGTTCACCTTTAGTAAGACCTGTTGCTAAGAAAATATATATTTTCTGATTAGAAAATCCTGCAGATGTAAAAAATTTATGTATTAATTTTAAATTTTTAGCACTATATCCCGTTTCTTCTCTTAGTTCTCTTATTGCACATTCCTTAGGATTTTCTCCTATTTCGAGTTTACCTGCAGGTATCTCCCATATTGCTTGTTCTATAGGCTTTCTAAATTGTTTTATAAGAACAACTTTATTATCATCCGTTAATGCCACTATTCCTACAGCACCTGGATGCTCTACTATTTCTCTTTTTTGATATCCTTTATTTTCAATCTCTACAGTATCAACTTTTAAGCTTATTACTTTACCTGTATATATCCTATCACTACTTATGGTTTTCTCTTCTACTATCATTGTAAACCTCCGTTATGTAATAAGCTGCTGTACTAGCTGCTTCAAAAAATTCTTTATCTTGTTCAAAGTTTCTTCCCATACTTCTTACCTTTAGATTAAAATGCTCTAAATCATTTTTAGAATTTTCATTTTTTATATATACAACATTATGTCTTGTATCTAGCTCATTTTTTGATACTTGATCTTTAATATAGTCTAATTTATCAGCACTATACTCGCAAATAGGTAAATTAACATCTACATTAACAATTTCTTTAAGAACAGTTATACTATGATGAGATATTCCTTGATGTCTATCTCTCTTATCTGCAAAACTTATTCTAGGTATAGATACAGGCATTCCACCTAGTTTTTTTACTGCATCAAGTATTGGACCTTGCTCTATACCTGTAAATCCATATTTAGTTCCTGTTCCTGCAATTCCTGGACCCATACTTACAAATACTACATCAGCTTTTAAAACTTCCTTCGCTGTTATTAAAGCTGTATATATATTTATACATTCATATTCTCCACCAAATGCACTTCCGATTGTTATAGTATTATCTATTAAACCTTTTTCCTTTAATGTATGTACATTTTTACTTAAGAATATAGGAAGAGCTGCTCCATCTGTCATTATATATACTAATCTTTTATTTTGATTTAACCTTTTATATGATGCTACAAAAGGCGTTAACATACTATGTAAACTTCCCACCACTACTGGCATATTATCTAAACCAGAAAAATTCTCTATCATATTATGATAAGAACTCTCTTGTTCTTCTACAGAATCAACCTTAATTTGAAGTGGTGTATATCTTAATTTCATTATATGTCCACCTTTAGTAAAATCAGACTCTAAATTATTTAAATTAGATATAACAAAATGATATCCACCTGTTCCTAAACTTAATTCCACTGCTGTTGTATTTAAAACAACTTCGTCTCCTACATTTATACAACCTGTAATTTTAGGATAGTTATAAGCTTTTTGTATCTCTCCATTTATCTTTACTCTTATATCATCTAGTTCTCCATTTTGATCTACTATAGATTCAACTATTCCTAATTTTTTACTTATCATAAGGTTACCTTCCTAACTTATCTATGAAATTTAAAAATTTATTATTTTCTATTATTTTAGTTAGTGAATATTTTTCTGTAAGTATATGTATAAATACTAAAAATACTAACCAAATAATTCTAACTTTTAATGAGTATCCCATTACGAATAATATACCAATAGATATTCCTAATACATTAGAACCAGTATCTCCCATCATAGCCTTTGCTTTTAAATCTTGATTAAAATATGCAATTACATTTGGAAGTATTAATAGTAAAAGATTTCTTGTATATCTCCCTAATGTAAACAATAGTCCTATTGATATAAGTAAATATCCCTTTATAGCTCTTCCTGGCCTTAAATCTAATAAATTCATTAAATTTGTAGATAAAGCTATTATTAATGTATTTATAATTATGTCATAAATATTTTTAGATATTGCTATAGATATAACCATACCTATAAATCCACCAAATAGAGCTTTAAATCCACCTGTTGTAAGCTTACCTTTTAATAGGCTTTTAAAGTGACCTTTTAATCCACTTACATCTCTATTTCCTATAATATCATCTAATATACCTGCAAAAAACATAGATATTAATCCAAATAAAAATATAAATACATACATTATATTTTTTAAATCACTTGTGAAATAAACCAATATTATAGAGTTTATGATTAGCATTGGTAAAAATACTATTCCCATACTAACTGGTATCATATCTTTCTTATAATTTGGTCTTAATACATTGCTATCAATTAATAAATTTTTAAATAAGGGTATTACGGCGAATGTACCAAATAATCCTATTAAAGTTAAAATAGCATACAGTATATAACTATTCATTAAATACTACCTCCACTCTTTTTTCTTTTCTCTTAGGACCTTTTTTATATGGTAAAATTGCTTTCCTCTATGTATAAATCCTTTTAAATTTCTTCCTGTTTCACTATGCGTCATATTTACAAGGACTTCTTTTATTGTATATCCATGTTTTAATATATCTATAGTCATTCCTACTTCTACTCCGTATCCGTATGGTATTTCTTCAAATTTTTCTAAAACTTCTTTTTTAAATATTCTTTGTCCAGATAAAGTAGCATCTAATTCTTTTCCTGTCATATCTAGTACAGATTCTTTAGCTAATCTCTTTACAAATCCTAACCCACCCTTTTTAGTTGCTGGTGGGAACTTTGCTATTATAACATCCGCCTCATTATTTAATATAGGAGTTATAAGCTTTTTTACTTCACTAGATGTTGATCCTAAATCTCCATCTAAAAAACCTATTATTGAGGCATTTTTCATAGCTATTTTTAATCCATAATTTAAAGCATATCCCTTGCCTCTATTTTTATCTAGTGTAAAAACTTTTATTTTTTCACTTTTTACACTTTTTGCAATTTCAGTTGTTTTATCATTTGATCCATCATCTATTACTAATACTTCATTAATTTCTTCTATATCTTTTATATTTTCTAAAGTATCTTTTATTTTACCTTCTTCATTATAAGCTGGTATTATTATACTTATATAAGGATTCATTTTTATCTCTCCTTTTTATTTTTTATATGGTAGTATATCTTCTGATTCTTCTAATATTCCAAATTTACCTGCTACACTACTATCTTGAAGTAACATAACTAATGATAATTTACCTATACCTTCTTCTACATTATCTACCGTAGATATCTTGTTTTCAGAATATAAGTCTACATAAGAAAATTTAGCATTGCTTTGTTGAACACCTACAATGTTCTTTTCTTTATCTTTTAATGTATCTATTAGTACTTTATCTATTTTTTCGTACTGTTCTTTACCTGATTTTCCGTTATTTCCACCAGCTAATACAACAGAATCATAGTTTTGATAATTATCATTTAATTTATTTATTGTTATTATTTCTAAAGTTTCAAGATTTTTTAACTTTTCATTTGCATTATTTTCACTTAAAGCATTCTCAATATAAATCATAACATCTTTTGTCGATTTAAACTCTTGATTTAATTTAGATGATAATTCTTCTAACTTTTTCTCATCATAAATATTATTTCTTAAAACTATATCAAAAGCTACGTTTCCACTAGCCTTAGTTATTATATCCTCAATTTCTGATGTATAATTATTATCTTGATTAGTAGATATTATTCCTATTGATTTATTTTCTAGTCTATTTATAACTAAACTATCAACATTTTCATTTATAAAGTCTATTGCTTTATCATAATCTCCTTTTACAGCTTCTAAGTTTTTTTCTAATGTATCATTAGTTTCTTTAAGGGTATTAAATTGTTTATCTAAATCTTGTATAATACCTGCTTGTTGCTTACTTAGTTCTTGATCATAATTTAAATTATAACCTACTAATATACCAATTCCCAAAGATATGAATATAGCTCCTATACTAACTATATAGTATTTCATATTTATATGCATTTTTATCCTCCTAAATTACATCTGTAATAATAATCTTAACTTTAATTGCATTAAATGTATAAATTGTTTTACACCTGGTGTAAAAGATGCAATTATAAGTATTGGGAATAAAGCTGTTGCTATTAATGCCCAAATATATTTCATTTTTAACTTACTTCTATATAATAAATTGACACCTTTTGCATCTATTAACTTTGCACCTATTTTTAGTCTAACTAAAAATGTACTTGCCATACCTTTTCTACCTTTTTCTAAGAAGTCAATCATATTTGAATGAGTTCCTAATGCTACTATAAGTTCTGCTTTATACTCATAGGCAATAAGCATAGCTATATCTTCACTAGTTCCAGGTGCTGGAAAAACTATAGCATCTAGCCCCAAGTCGTTTACTCTTTTTAAACCAGGAGCTCTACCATCTGTATATGCATGTACTATTATCTCATTAGCTTTTCTTAATGCTTCATCACTTACACTATCCATATCTCCAACTATAACATCTGGAGTATATCCAAATTCAAGTAAGGCATCTGCTCCACCATCAACACCAACTAAAATTGGTTTCATCTCTTCTATGTATGATATGATTGTACTTAGGTCTTGTTTGTAGTCTTGTCCTCTTACAACTATTAGTACATGCTTATTTGCATAATTAGTCTTAACTTGAGGTATTTCAACTTCTCCTAATATAAATCCTTTTTCTTTTTTAGCATATTCTATAGTGTTATCTATGAATCTATCTAATTCTACTGACAAGTTTTCATATGCTTTTTTTAGCTTTTCTGAAACCTCTTTTTTACCTAATACTTCTCCTTGTCCTAGTAATTCTCCGTCTCTATATATCTTTCCATCTATAACTTCTATTATTTGACCTTCAACTAAGTTATGAAATAATTCTTCTCCTACATTATCAATTATTAATATATTGTTTTCTGTTAATATACCTGGTCCTTTATTTGGATATCTACCACTTATAGACTCTGCTGCATTTATTACAAGCTTAATTTTACATTCAACTAAAGAATTTGCAGCTACCTCATCTATATCTACATGATTTATAACTGCTATTTCTCCACTTGTAAGTCTTTTAGCAAGCCTTTTAGTTTTTCTATCCACCTTTATAGGTGCTTGGACTTTCATACTGTAAACCTCCGACATCTTTTTTAAAATCACATTCAATTATAGCACTATTTAACWATAAAAGAAATATTTTAAGTTTTTTATGTGTTTAATCATATGTTTTATCTAATCTATATTAATATCATAAATTACTTATAACTTCAATAAATTTATAAGAATATCTTTATGATTAAGCAAAGGATTTTTTATAACTTCATCTAATAAAAATTCAAGAATTTTTCCAATTTCCTTTCCTTTATATCCTAAACTAATAAGTATCTTACCATCTATTTGTAAATCTTTTATTGTATAACATTCTTTACTATTTTTTATTTCATMTAAATTATTAATGCATACTTTTAAAATTTCAACTTCATTTTTATTATTAAAAAATGCATTATATATTAATTTTAAATTAAGTATTTTATTTAATTTATCATATCCAATTTTACTTAACTGTCTTTTTATAGTTACTTTATCTATTTTCTCACTATCATTGAGCATATACTCAATAACCTCATTGCAGTAATTTGTTACTTTATTTGAATATCTTAGATTATTTATAATATTTTCTTTTTTTAGTTTTTCACAATAATAATTATATCTTTTACTTTTATCAATATTTTTTAGTA
Coding sequences within it:
- a CDS encoding copper transporter; translation: MHINMKYYIVSIGAIFISLGIGILVGYNLNYDQELSKQQAGIIQDLDKQFNTLKETNDTLEKNLEAVKGDYDKAIDFINENVDSLVINRLENKSIGIISTNQDNNYTSEIEDIITKASGNVAFDIVLRNNIYDEKKLEELSSKLNQEFKSTKDVMIYIENALSENNANEKLKNLETLEIITINKLNDNYQNYDSVVLAGGNNGKSGKEQYEKIDKVLIDTLKDKEKNIVGVQQSNAKFSYVDLYSENKISTVDNVEEGIGKLSLVMLLQDSSVAGKFGILEESEDILPYKK
- a CDS encoding glycosyl transferase, whose product is MNSYILYAILTLIGLFGTFAVIPLFKNLLIDSNVLRPNYKKDMIPVSMGIVFLPMLIINSIILVYFTSDLKNIMYVFIFLFGLISMFFAGILDDIIGNRDVSGLKGHFKSLLKGKLTTGGFKALFGGFIGMVISIAISKNIYDIIINTLIIALSTNLMNLLDLRPGRAIKGYLLISIGLLFTLGRYTRNLLLLILPNVIAYFNQDLKAKAMMGDTGSNVLGISIGILFVMGYSLKVRIIWLVFLVFIHILTEKYSLTKIIENNKFLNFIDKLGR
- the steA gene encoding putative cytokinetic ring protein SteA, giving the protein MKVQAPIKVDRKTKRLAKRLTSGEIAVINHVDIDEVAANSLVECKIKLVINAAESISGRYPNKGPGILTENNILIIDNVGEELFHNLVEGQIIEVIDGKIYRDGELLGQGEVLGKKEVSEKLKKAYENLSVELDRFIDNTIEYAKKEKGFILGEVEIPQVKTNYANKHVLIVVRGQDYKQDLSTIISYIEEMKPILVGVDGGADALLEFGYTPDVIVGDMDSVSDEALRKANEIIVHAYTDGRAPGLKRVNDLGLDAIVFPAPGTSEDIAMLIAYEYKAELIVALGTHSNMIDFLEKGRKGMASTFLVRLKIGAKLIDAKGVNLLYRSKLKMKYIWALIATALFPILIIASFTPGVKQFIHLMQLKLRLLLQM
- a CDS encoding glycosyltransferase family 2 protein — protein: MNPYISIIIPAYNEEGKIKDTLENIKDIEEINEVLVIDDGSNDKTTEIAKSVKSEKIKVFTLDKNRGKGYALNYGLKIAMKNASIIGFLDGDLGSTSSEVKKLITPILNNEADVIIAKFPPATKKGGLGFVKRLAKESVLDMTGKELDATLSGQRIFKKEVLEKFEEIPYGYGVEVGMTIDILKHGYTIKEVLVNMTHSETGRNLKGFIHRGKQFYHIKKVLREKKKEWR